A region of Flocculibacter collagenilyticus DNA encodes the following proteins:
- the dtd gene encoding D-aminoacyl-tRNA deacylase, with the protein MIALIQRVSSAKVDVSGNTVGAIDGGLLVLLGVEKLDTTEQVKKLANKIINYRVFEDADGKMNLNLQQVSGQLLVVSQFTLVADTKKGSRPSFSRGAPPELGLALYQEFVAYCQQQGIAVQTGEYGADMQVSLVNDGPVTFHLQVN; encoded by the coding sequence ATGATTGCACTTATACAGCGTGTCAGCAGCGCAAAAGTTGATGTAAGCGGAAACACGGTAGGCGCTATAGATGGCGGACTATTGGTGTTACTCGGTGTTGAAAAGCTAGATACGACTGAACAAGTAAAAAAATTAGCGAACAAGATTATTAACTATCGCGTATTTGAAGATGCTGATGGAAAAATGAATTTAAATTTACAACAAGTCTCTGGGCAGTTATTGGTTGTATCGCAATTTACTTTAGTGGCCGACACCAAAAAAGGCAGCCGCCCAAGCTTCTCAAGAGGGGCGCCACCTGAGCTTGGCTTAGCGCTTTATCAAGAATTTGTAGCATACTGCCAGCAACAAGGCATAGCGGTTCAAACTGGCGAATACGGTGCAGATATGCAAGTGTCACTAGTGAACGATGGGCCGGTAACCTTCCACTTACAAGTGAACTAG
- the mgtE gene encoding magnesium transporter — translation MPETLEREYAKLQIREVNAALSSGMFVHVRGMLQDMEPCDIALLLESSPPKGRTILWQLVEADLHGEVLEELAEDVRNGIIHQMTPERVVAATEGMDDDDLAEVLRGLPDALYRNVINAMDSQDRLRAEKVMSYDEDTAGAIMNTDTITLRPDVSIDVILRYLRLKGELPEATDYLYVVDDNDTFVGAISLSTLLTCNPDLNVKRVLEDDIEVIPVDMEERDVAQLFERHNWVSAPVVDEEGRLLGRITIDDVVDVIREEAEHSMMSMAGLDDEEDTFAPVIKSTQRRSLWLGINLFTALLAAFVSDLFESTLDQLAVLAVLNTIVPSMGGVAGSQTLTLVIRGMALGHISKANSRWLMGKELAIGLLNGAMWAILIASVVAIWKQSFMLGVVIAFAMLMNMIAAGVSGVFIPLMLKRFNIDPALAGGVILTTVTDIIGIFTFLGTATWLLL, via the coding sequence ATGCCTGAAACGCTAGAACGTGAATATGCCAAACTACAAATAAGAGAAGTAAACGCTGCTCTTAGTAGTGGTATGTTTGTTCATGTGCGCGGCATGCTGCAAGACATGGAGCCTTGCGATATTGCGTTGCTATTAGAGTCTTCTCCACCAAAAGGCCGTACCATTTTATGGCAGTTGGTAGAAGCTGATTTACATGGAGAGGTGCTTGAAGAACTAGCCGAAGATGTACGTAACGGCATTATTCATCAAATGACGCCAGAGCGTGTGGTTGCCGCTACGGAAGGCATGGATGATGATGACTTAGCAGAAGTTCTCCGTGGCTTACCTGATGCACTATATCGCAATGTTATTAATGCGATGGACAGCCAAGACCGGCTGCGCGCTGAAAAGGTCATGTCGTACGACGAGGACACGGCTGGCGCGATAATGAATACCGATACCATCACGCTACGCCCTGATGTATCGATAGATGTGATTTTGCGTTACCTTCGCCTTAAAGGTGAATTGCCAGAAGCTACCGACTATTTATACGTAGTGGATGACAATGACACCTTTGTGGGGGCTATTTCCCTTTCTACCTTGTTAACTTGTAATCCAGATCTTAATGTTAAACGGGTGTTGGAAGACGACATTGAAGTCATTCCTGTTGACATGGAAGAGCGTGACGTTGCCCAATTATTTGAACGTCATAACTGGGTATCAGCGCCAGTTGTCGACGAAGAGGGTCGGTTACTAGGTCGTATCACCATTGATGATGTGGTTGATGTGATTCGTGAAGAAGCCGAGCACTCGATGATGAGTATGGCAGGTCTAGATGATGAAGAAGATACCTTCGCTCCCGTAATTAAAAGTACACAACGACGCTCGCTGTGGCTAGGTATTAATTTATTTACCGCATTATTAGCCGCCTTTGTCTCAGACTTGTTTGAGTCGACACTTGATCAACTTGCTGTACTTGCAGTATTGAATACTATTGTACCAAGCATGGGCGGAGTGGCAGGTAGCCAAACCCTTACGCTTGTTATTCGTGGTATGGCATTAGGTCATATCAGTAAAGCCAACTCGCGTTGGTTAATGGGCAAAGAGTTAGCAATTGGCTTATTAAATGGCGCTATGTGGGCGATTTTGATTGCGTCGGTAGTTGCTATATGGAAACAAAGCTTTATGTTAGGCGTGGTGATAGCATTTGCGATGTTGATGAATATGATTGCTGCTGGGGTGTCTGGAGTATTTATTCCACTGATGCTGAAACGCTTTAACATTGATCCAGCGTTAGCTGGCGGGGTTATTTTAACTACAGTGACTGATATTATTGGCATCTTCACCTTTTTAGGCACAGCCACTTGGCTGTTGCTGTAG
- a CDS encoding HPr family phosphocarrier protein: protein MPQPELSKRLLIKNKLGLHARAASKVVKLAQQYDATILIQQEDKSASADSIMGLLMLESSQGKNIEVKCSGPDAREALEALEALVDDNFDESE, encoded by the coding sequence ATGCCTCAGCCTGAGTTATCTAAACGACTATTAATAAAAAACAAACTCGGCTTGCATGCACGGGCGGCTTCTAAAGTCGTTAAGTTGGCTCAGCAATATGACGCAACAATTCTTATCCAACAAGAAGATAAGTCAGCATCGGCCGATAGCATTATGGGCTTATTAATGCTAGAAAGCAGCCAAGGTAAAAACATCGAGGTGAAGTGCTCTGGTCCTGATGCTCGTGAAGCATTAGAAGCATTAGAAGCATTGGTTGACGATAACTTTGACGAATCTGAATAA
- the rapZ gene encoding RNase adapter RapZ: protein MKIIIISGRSGSGKTVALRVLEDLGYYCVDNIPVNLLPALAHSLNDRYETVAVSVDVRNFPEEADELSDILDYLPTSVTLSVLYLDAEEDILIQRFSETRRLHPLSKQSMSLEKAIKQEKVLLEPLAGRADLYIDTTQLTVHQLAETVKERILGKKSNDLVIIFQSFGFKYGIPKDADYVFDVRFLPNPHWEPDLKPLTGLDQPVIDYLSTQPLVTKLVWQVNSFLSTWLPHLERNNRSYLTVAIGCTGGQHRSVFIAETLANIYRKLKSDVQIQHRELSRHETPSE, encoded by the coding sequence ATGAAAATTATCATTATTAGCGGTCGTTCTGGTTCAGGGAAAACTGTAGCACTTAGGGTGTTAGAGGACTTGGGCTATTATTGCGTTGATAATATTCCTGTTAATTTACTTCCAGCCTTAGCGCACTCTTTAAATGATCGATATGAAACAGTTGCTGTGAGTGTTGATGTACGTAATTTTCCTGAAGAAGCGGATGAATTAAGCGATATTCTAGATTACTTGCCTACTTCGGTAACCTTAAGTGTTTTATATTTAGATGCTGAAGAAGATATTCTAATTCAACGGTTTAGTGAAACGAGGCGATTACACCCGCTTTCTAAGCAGTCGATGAGTTTAGAAAAAGCCATCAAACAAGAAAAAGTACTGTTAGAGCCATTAGCAGGCAGGGCCGATTTATACATTGATACCACTCAGTTAACGGTTCATCAGTTAGCTGAAACGGTAAAAGAACGGATCCTAGGTAAAAAAAGTAATGACTTAGTTATCATTTTTCAGTCATTTGGCTTTAAATACGGTATTCCTAAAGATGCAGATTATGTGTTTGATGTACGCTTTTTACCTAACCCCCATTGGGAGCCAGATCTGAAACCGCTAACTGGATTAGATCAGCCCGTCATTGACTACTTATCCACGCAACCGCTAGTGACCAAGCTAGTTTGGCAAGTAAATAGCTTTTTGAGTACTTGGCTACCGCACTTAGAACGTAATAATCGTAGTTACCTTACCGTTGCCATTGGCTGTACTGGCGGACAACATCGCTCGGTATTTATTGCAGAAACATTGGCCAATATTTATCGTAAACTAAAATCTGACGTGCAAATTCAACATCGTGAATTAAGCCGTCATGAAACGCCTTCAGAGTAA
- the ptsN gene encoding PTS IIA-like nitrogen regulatory protein PtsN, producing the protein MSFKTLMSEDCTKCAVLFNSKKRILEYISQLAHTKLPDISQHEILDSLMAREKLGSTGIGKGIAIPHGRLKNTQKTVAIFLVSKNPIQYDSIDQKPVDVFFALLVPEEQCKEHLSTLSAVASMLDDKSMVKRLRKADTDQELFEIMTSN; encoded by the coding sequence ATGTCTTTTAAAACTTTGATGTCTGAGGACTGCACAAAATGTGCAGTCCTTTTTAATAGCAAGAAACGTATTTTAGAGTACATTAGCCAATTGGCACACACTAAACTGCCTGATATTAGCCAACATGAAATTTTGGACAGTTTAATGGCAAGAGAAAAGCTAGGCAGTACCGGGATTGGTAAAGGAATTGCTATTCCCCATGGCCGCTTGAAGAATACGCAAAAAACGGTCGCAATTTTTTTAGTAAGTAAAAATCCGATCCAATACGACTCAATCGATCAAAAGCCAGTTGATGTATTTTTTGCACTGTTAGTACCCGAAGAGCAATGTAAAGAACATTTAAGTACGTTGTCAGCCGTTGCTAGCATGCTTGACGATAAAAGTATGGTGAAAAGATTGCGCAAAGCCGATACTGATCAAGAGTTATTTGAGATTATGACATCCAATTAG
- the hpf gene encoding ribosome hibernation promoting factor produces the protein MQINLTCRHVNATSSIKDYVDNKFSKLERHFDHINNVHVILDSEKLMQKAEAKLHVNGGELFATATHDDMYAAIDGLIDKLDRQVIKHKEKLSSH, from the coding sequence ATGCAAATCAATTTAACTTGCCGTCACGTTAATGCCACTTCGTCGATAAAAGATTATGTAGATAATAAATTTTCCAAATTAGAGCGACATTTTGATCATATCAATAATGTTCACGTTATTTTGGATTCCGAAAAGTTAATGCAAAAAGCGGAAGCAAAACTCCATGTTAATGGCGGAGAGTTGTTTGCCACAGCCACTCACGACGATATGTATGCGGCGATAGATGGGTTGATTGACAAGCTAGACCGACAAGTCATTAAACATAAGGAAAAACTTTCAAGCCACTAA
- a CDS encoding RNA polymerase factor sigma-54 yields MRQSLQLKIGQQLTMTPQLQQAIRLLQLSTLDLQQEIQEALDSNPLLEVEEDHGSSPEQVSDSNDGTTKQDANGEAEDMTFSEVKEMDTTEAVQQENMSDELPVDSSWDEYISAAPVASVSGASDNDDMVFQGETTDNIQDHILWQVRLTRFSPTDETIAMAIIEAIDDSGYLSVTTEDILNSLGDDDVELDEVEVVLKRIQLMDPLGVGARSLKECMLIQLGQFSNDTPYLSDAKTIVNEYIDLLGNRDYRTLQRKTKLKEHQLKEVMQLIHSLNPRPASAVITEQPQYVIPDVSVVKKKGRWIVELNPDSMPKVTINQQYAALSKTSKSSTDTQFIRSHLQDAKWFIKSLESRNDTLLKVANCIVQQQQAFFEYGDEAMKPMVLNDVAEMVDMHESTISRVTTQKYMHTPRGIFELKYFFSSHVSTENGGECSSTAIRALIKKLVSAENAAKPLSDSKIAEIMADQGIKVARRTIAKYRESLSIPPSNQRKSLL; encoded by the coding sequence ATGAGGCAGTCTTTACAGTTAAAAATTGGTCAACAGTTGACCATGACCCCACAATTGCAACAGGCTATTCGTCTCTTGCAATTATCGACGTTAGATTTGCAACAAGAAATTCAAGAAGCCTTAGACAGTAATCCACTCCTTGAAGTGGAAGAAGATCATGGCTCATCGCCTGAACAAGTGAGCGACAGCAACGACGGAACCACCAAACAAGATGCCAATGGTGAAGCTGAAGACATGACGTTTTCAGAGGTAAAAGAAATGGATACAACGGAAGCGGTTCAACAAGAGAATATGTCGGACGAGCTGCCTGTTGATAGTTCATGGGATGAGTATATTAGTGCAGCGCCGGTGGCGTCAGTGTCTGGTGCTAGCGACAATGATGATATGGTTTTTCAAGGTGAAACGACCGATAATATTCAAGATCATATTTTATGGCAAGTTAGGCTAACCCGGTTTAGCCCTACAGATGAAACGATCGCCATGGCGATAATTGAAGCGATTGACGATTCAGGCTATTTATCAGTTACTACAGAAGATATTCTGAATAGCTTAGGCGATGACGATGTAGAGCTTGATGAGGTTGAAGTAGTACTAAAGCGTATTCAATTAATGGACCCATTAGGTGTGGGAGCCCGCAGTTTAAAAGAATGTATGCTGATTCAGTTAGGTCAATTTAGCAACGATACGCCTTATTTGTCTGACGCAAAAACCATTGTGAACGAATATATCGATTTATTAGGTAATCGTGACTATCGTACTTTACAAAGAAAGACTAAGCTTAAAGAGCATCAGCTAAAAGAGGTTATGCAACTTATCCATAGCCTTAATCCAAGGCCAGCCAGTGCGGTGATTACTGAACAACCGCAATATGTTATTCCAGACGTATCAGTCGTGAAGAAAAAAGGCCGTTGGATTGTAGAATTAAATCCAGACTCAATGCCGAAAGTTACTATTAACCAGCAATACGCGGCGTTGTCTAAAACCAGTAAGTCATCTACGGATACGCAATTTATTCGTTCTCATTTACAAGATGCAAAATGGTTTATCAAAAGTTTGGAAAGTAGAAACGATACCTTACTCAAAGTTGCGAATTGTATTGTGCAGCAGCAACAGGCATTTTTTGAGTATGGTGACGAGGCCATGAAGCCAATGGTATTGAACGATGTGGCAGAAATGGTAGATATGCATGAATCAACCATTTCACGTGTGACAACGCAGAAATATATGCATACACCACGCGGCATTTTTGAGCTTAAGTACTTTTTTTCAAGCCATGTAAGTACTGAAAACGGCGGCGAGTGTTCATCAACAGCGATCAGAGCGTTGATTAAAAAATTAGTCTCTGCAGAAAATGCGGCGAAGCCATTGAGTGATAGTAAGATTGCAGAAATTATGGCTGATCAAGGTATTAAGGTAGCAAGACGTACGATTGCGAAGTATCGTGAGTCTTTGTCTATCCCTCCATCTAACCAAAGAAAGAGCTTACTGTAA
- the lptB gene encoding LPS export ABC transporter ATP-binding protein: MTILSAQNLAKSYKGRQVVRDVSIDVAAGSIVGLLGPNGAGKTTTFYMIVGLVPSDRGRIVLADQDLTLEPMHARAREGIGYLPQEASIFRKLSVYDNIMAILQTRRDLTRITREEALDGLLEEFNIGHIRDSLGMSLSGGERRRVEIARALAANPKFILLDEPFAGVDPISVLDIKKIIQHLKNKGIGVLITDHNVRETLDVCEHAYIVSHGELIANGTPEQVLANQTVRDVYLGEQFTL, from the coding sequence ATGACAATATTATCAGCACAAAATCTGGCAAAAAGTTACAAAGGTCGTCAAGTTGTTCGCGATGTAAGTATCGATGTTGCAGCTGGCAGCATAGTTGGCTTGTTAGGGCCGAACGGAGCAGGTAAAACAACTACATTTTATATGATTGTGGGGTTGGTACCATCTGATCGGGGGCGCATTGTGCTTGCAGACCAAGATTTAACATTGGAACCAATGCATGCAAGAGCACGAGAAGGCATTGGCTATTTGCCGCAAGAAGCATCTATTTTCAGAAAACTTAGCGTTTATGACAATATCATGGCCATTTTGCAAACTCGCCGCGATTTAACCCGAATAACGCGCGAAGAAGCGCTAGATGGGTTGTTAGAAGAATTCAATATTGGTCACATTCGCGATAGCCTAGGCATGAGCTTGTCTGGCGGAGAGCGTCGTCGTGTAGAAATTGCTCGTGCATTGGCCGCTAATCCCAAATTTATTTTATTGGATGAGCCGTTTGCAGGGGTCGACCCAATTTCAGTATTAGACATCAAAAAGATTATCCAGCATTTAAAGAATAAAGGCATTGGAGTATTAATTACTGATCACAATGTACGAGAAACACTAGACGTGTGTGAGCATGCATACATTGTGAGCCATGGTGAATTAATTGCGAATGGTACACCTGAGCAAGTGTTAGCAAATCAGACCGTAAGAGATGTATACCTAGGTGAGCAATTCACGCTATAG
- the lptA gene encoding lipopolysaccharide transport periplasmic protein LptA: MLSNMANATIEDFKKPVNVDADTQSVDIKNDTVNFVGNVIIKQGSLIIHADELKANAKQGKGKEVFTAKGSPATYEQTLDDGRVITAQADEIIYKRAARHLALKGAAQLKQNDSLVKGDVIEYDLEAQKLDATSQQENKSSRVTTIFTTEDIEAKSVQDKNKTEETNAKDESVNKEAPEESKIETP; encoded by the coding sequence ATGTTGTCAAACATGGCCAATGCCACGATTGAAGATTTCAAAAAACCTGTAAATGTGGATGCCGACACACAAAGTGTTGATATTAAAAATGACACCGTGAACTTTGTTGGTAACGTTATTATTAAACAAGGCTCGCTTATTATTCATGCTGACGAACTAAAAGCGAATGCTAAGCAAGGTAAAGGCAAAGAAGTGTTTACTGCGAAGGGAAGCCCTGCAACCTACGAACAAACGTTGGATGACGGCAGAGTAATCACAGCGCAGGCCGATGAAATTATTTATAAGCGTGCAGCGCGCCACCTAGCGTTAAAAGGCGCCGCGCAGCTAAAGCAAAACGACAGCCTAGTTAAGGGCGACGTGATTGAGTATGACTTAGAAGCGCAAAAATTAGATGCAACCAGCCAACAAGAAAACAAATCTTCACGTGTAACCACCATTTTTACTACAGAAGATATTGAGGCTAAAAGCGTTCAAGACAAAAATAAGACAGAAGAAACCAACGCTAAAGATGAAAGCGTGAACAAGGAAGCACCTGAAGAGTCGAAAATTGAAACGCCATAA
- the lptC gene encoding LPS export ABC transporter periplasmic protein LptC: protein MSKLRVLLILVFLVVMALMWLPYMKTTPLTSQPEVESDFNPDYTAASLVHSMYAPDGRLSHKIRSERMAHYQELGFTRFYNALFTIYDHNEQNHWQIRADEAVLFDDRIELDNNVVATSLNQDSYLKTINAEYIEVSFVQKTMLSDQDVEMLGDQFVMKGKGLRANLYSKSFKLINHVRTVYHNENEKN, encoded by the coding sequence ATGAGTAAACTACGAGTGCTATTAATACTCGTATTTTTAGTGGTGATGGCGCTAATGTGGTTGCCGTACATGAAAACCACGCCGTTAACTAGTCAACCTGAAGTGGAGTCTGATTTTAACCCAGACTATACCGCTGCCTCGTTGGTGCACTCAATGTATGCGCCTGATGGCCGCTTGAGTCATAAAATTCGGTCTGAGCGAATGGCGCACTATCAAGAGCTAGGGTTTACGCGCTTTTATAATGCGTTATTTACCATTTACGACCATAACGAACAAAACCATTGGCAAATTCGCGCCGATGAAGCGGTATTGTTTGATGACAGAATTGAGTTAGACAATAACGTAGTCGCTACTAGTTTAAATCAAGATAGTTATTTAAAAACAATTAATGCCGAATATATAGAAGTATCTTTTGTACAAAAAACGATGTTGTCGGATCAAGATGTTGAAATGTTGGGCGATCAATTTGTCATGAAAGGCAAAGGGTTGCGGGCAAATCTGTATAGCAAATCGTTTAAACTAATTAACCATGTAAGAACTGTATATCATAATGAAAATGAAAAGAATTAG
- the kdsC gene encoding 3-deoxy-manno-octulosonate-8-phosphatase KdsC has product MNLFETMYQLVTDDVANAAKQVKLVICDVDGVFSDGRIYLGNDGEELKAFHTRDGYGVKALLNENIAVAVITGRNSRIVEKRMTALGVTDIYQGCENKQVAYQELLQKYQLTDAQVAYIGDDFPDLLLIKQVGLGVAVQDAHPLVSMGAKYITKLNGGFGAVRELSDLILISQDKFNRYSGTSA; this is encoded by the coding sequence ATGAATTTATTCGAAACAATGTATCAGTTAGTAACTGATGACGTTGCTAATGCAGCGAAACAAGTAAAATTAGTAATATGTGACGTAGACGGGGTGTTCTCAGATGGTCGAATTTATTTAGGCAATGATGGGGAAGAGCTAAAAGCCTTTCATACCCGTGATGGGTATGGCGTAAAAGCCCTGCTTAATGAGAATATCGCTGTGGCGGTTATTACTGGGCGTAACTCAAGGATTGTTGAAAAAAGAATGACGGCACTGGGTGTTACAGACATCTATCAAGGCTGTGAAAATAAACAAGTTGCTTATCAAGAGTTGTTACAGAAGTACCAACTGACTGATGCACAAGTGGCCTATATTGGTGATGATTTTCCTGACTTACTGCTAATTAAGCAGGTTGGGTTGGGTGTTGCAGTGCAAGATGCTCATCCCCTCGTTAGCATGGGCGCTAAGTATATTACCAAATTGAATGGTGGCTTTGGCGCGGTCAGAGAGTTGTCAGATTTAATTTTAATTAGCCAAGATAAGTTTAATCGTTACAGTGGTACGAGTGCATGA
- a CDS encoding KpsF/GutQ family sugar-phosphate isomerase produces the protein MPESTFITSAKKVIEIEKKAIENIAKYIDADFVQACECMLACQGRIIVIGMGKSGHIGNKIAATLASTGTPAFSVHPGEASHGDLGMITQQDVILAISNSGETQEVLTITPVIKRIGATLIAMTGAPQSSLAKLSDIHLCIKVEQEACPLGLAPTASTTATLVMGDALAVSLLEARGFTENDFALSHPGGSLGKRLLLRLSDVMHQGMQVPLVKSTATVKEALMEITQKGLGMTGVLDKTGELIGLFTDGDLRRILDQKVDFHNTLIGDVMTQGCVTAQPSMLAAEALKLMQDKKINGLMIVDANNKPVGAMNMHDLLNAGVI, from the coding sequence ATGCCAGAAAGTACATTTATTACCTCAGCTAAAAAAGTGATCGAAATAGAAAAAAAGGCAATAGAAAATATTGCTAAGTATATAGATGCTGATTTTGTTCAGGCGTGTGAGTGTATGCTTGCTTGTCAAGGACGAATTATTGTCATTGGTATGGGAAAGTCGGGTCATATTGGTAATAAAATTGCGGCAACCTTAGCCAGTACTGGCACCCCTGCCTTTTCTGTGCACCCAGGTGAAGCGAGCCACGGTGACTTGGGAATGATCACACAGCAAGATGTGATTTTAGCGATTTCTAATTCAGGCGAAACCCAAGAAGTACTGACCATTACCCCTGTTATTAAACGTATTGGTGCTACCTTAATTGCCATGACAGGGGCGCCGCAATCATCATTAGCCAAATTATCTGATATTCACTTATGTATTAAAGTAGAACAGGAAGCGTGCCCTTTAGGTTTAGCACCGACAGCCTCAACTACTGCAACCTTGGTAATGGGTGACGCACTTGCCGTTTCATTACTTGAAGCAAGAGGGTTTACTGAAAATGACTTTGCGCTTTCTCATCCGGGCGGTAGCTTAGGTAAGCGACTATTATTACGTTTAAGCGATGTGATGCATCAAGGTATGCAAGTGCCATTAGTAAAAAGTACTGCCACTGTAAAAGAAGCCCTGATGGAGATCACCCAAAAAGGCTTAGGGATGACTGGTGTATTAGATAAAACTGGCGAGCTGATAGGCTTATTTACAGATGGTGATTTACGTCGCATTTTAGATCAAAAAGTCGACTTCCATAACACGCTGATTGGTGACGTTATGACCCAAGGCTGTGTAACTGCTCAGCCTTCAATGCTTGCCGCAGAAGCACTAAAATTAATGCAAGATAAAAAGATCAACGGTCTGATGATTGTGGATGCCAATAATAAACCTGTAGGTGCAATGAATATGCACGACTTATTAAATGCAGGAGTCATTTAA
- a CDS encoding calcium/sodium antiporter — MLISFALLVLGFALLVWSADKFVYGAAALARNLGISTMIIGLTIVAMGSSAPEMMVSASASIADKTDTAVGNAIGSNITNILLVLGLTALLKPMSISSSTVYRELPIVLAVSVLAWWFIQDNYFSFNEGAALAIAFALFIGGLMIIAMRNRNSNQNKGTDLFLDEAEDEIPEGVSNKNAIFWVVLGIILLPLSSTILVDAATDIAKYFGMSDLVIGLTIIAIGTSLPELAASIAGVMKNEDDLAIGNIIGSNIFNILAVLSIAGLINPSAIDPSAGSRDALIMIGATLMLVLMSLRFRGRRRINRFEGAVMLSCFIGYQALIFLTLS; from the coding sequence ATGCTTATTTCATTTGCTTTGTTGGTTTTAGGGTTTGCATTATTAGTTTGGAGTGCTGATAAGTTTGTTTATGGCGCGGCGGCATTAGCAAGAAATCTTGGCATATCAACGATGATTATTGGTTTAACCATTGTTGCTATGGGCTCCTCGGCACCCGAGATGATGGTGTCGGCCAGTGCATCAATTGCTGATAAAACTGACACCGCTGTGGGTAATGCAATTGGATCAAATATCACTAATATCCTTCTTGTTCTAGGGTTAACAGCGTTACTTAAACCCATGTCAATCTCTTCCAGTACTGTCTATCGTGAATTACCCATAGTATTGGCGGTTTCTGTATTGGCATGGTGGTTTATTCAAGATAATTATTTTTCTTTCAATGAAGGCGCGGCACTCGCTATTGCATTTGCACTGTTTATTGGTGGCTTGATGATTATTGCAATGCGCAACAGAAATAGTAATCAGAATAAAGGTACAGATTTATTTTTAGACGAGGCAGAAGACGAAATTCCTGAAGGTGTTAGTAATAAAAACGCCATCTTCTGGGTGGTGCTTGGTATTATTCTATTACCGTTAAGTTCAACCATTTTGGTTGATGCGGCTACCGATATCGCAAAATATTTTGGCATGAGTGACTTAGTCATCGGGCTTACCATTATTGCAATTGGCACCAGCCTACCCGAACTCGCGGCAAGTATTGCAGGTGTGATGAAAAATGAAGATGATTTAGCCATTGGTAATATTATTGGCTCAAACATTTTTAATATTTTAGCCGTGTTAAGTATAGCGGGTTTAATCAACCCTTCTGCCATAGATCCAAGTGCAGGTAGCCGAGATGCATTGATAATGATTGGTGCAACCCTAATGTTAGTATTAATGTCATTACGTTTTAGAGGCCGTCGAAGAATAAACCGCTTTGAAGGTGCAGTGATGCTGTCGTGTTTTATTGGGTATCAAGCATTAATTTTTTTAACATTAAGCTAG